In Halopelagius longus, the following proteins share a genomic window:
- a CDS encoding DUF7524 family protein produces the protein MSESLRVELNGEGLHTITAPPEFEADGPFVVVLENAGAAVHVHVHLDDALSAAARLESGNHYVEEGGTQRVRVGASSRAEPVTGTLRVVTGYGAEEAHVRVTLDPAAAEKSEVEVDEEFSRPPRREPESSPVDELREAIPVPSRTVVPFLGLVGLSLLVAAVVVATVDSTALVLGVGVVLGAMLVATAFLIR, from the coding sequence GTGTCAGAGTCGCTGAGAGTCGAACTAAACGGAGAGGGTCTCCACACCATCACCGCGCCGCCCGAGTTCGAGGCCGACGGCCCGTTCGTGGTCGTCCTCGAGAACGCCGGCGCGGCGGTCCACGTACACGTCCATCTCGACGATGCGCTCTCCGCCGCGGCGCGACTCGAAAGCGGCAACCACTACGTCGAGGAGGGCGGGACGCAACGCGTCCGGGTCGGCGCCTCCTCGCGCGCGGAACCGGTGACCGGAACGCTCCGGGTCGTCACCGGGTACGGCGCGGAGGAGGCGCACGTCCGCGTGACGCTCGACCCCGCCGCGGCGGAGAAATCCGAAGTCGAGGTCGACGAGGAGTTCTCCCGGCCGCCGCGGAGGGAGCCCGAATCCTCCCCCGTCGACGAACTGCGGGAGGCGATTCCCGTCCCCTCGCGCACCGTCGTTCCGTTTCTCGGCCTCGTCGGTCTCTCTCTCCTCGTCGCCGCCGTGGTCGTCGCCACCGTCGATAGCACGGCACTCGTCCTCGGCGTCGGCGTCGTCCTCGGCGCGATGCTCGTCGCGACGGCGTTCCTCATCCGCTGA
- a CDS encoding NAD(P)/FAD-dependent oxidoreductase yields MSDDADDFVEHRKLIIAGSGISGLSAAIYAGRSNNDPLVLEGDEPGGQLTLTTEVDNYPGFPEGISGPELIQNMREQAERFGAEIRHGIVESVDADDRPFTVTLSNGDVYTADAIIAASGASARTLGVPGEDELMGYGLSTCATCDGAFFRGEKILVVGGGDAAMEEASFLTKFASKVYLVHRREEFRAEDYWVDRVQEQVDDDEIELMLNTEVTELHGSAEEGVESVTLVRNPEGHPTDKLDDPETEEFDFDVGAVFYAIGHTPNADYLEGTGVERDEEGYVKTKGGTDGGQTATDVSGIFGAGDVVDYHYQQAATAGGMGVKAALDADDYLEELERDGRAEAEEEPAAVESDD; encoded by the coding sequence ATGAGCGACGACGCGGACGATTTCGTTGAACACCGGAAACTGATAATCGCGGGCTCGGGTATCTCGGGCCTCTCGGCGGCCATCTACGCCGGGCGGTCCAACAACGACCCGCTCGTGTTGGAGGGGGACGAACCCGGCGGACAGTTGACGCTCACCACCGAGGTGGACAACTATCCGGGCTTCCCCGAGGGCATCTCCGGGCCGGAACTCATCCAGAACATGCGCGAACAGGCCGAGCGCTTCGGCGCGGAGATTCGCCACGGCATCGTCGAGTCGGTAGACGCGGATGACCGCCCCTTCACGGTGACGCTGAGCAACGGCGACGTCTACACCGCGGACGCAATCATCGCCGCCTCGGGCGCGTCCGCCCGGACGCTCGGCGTCCCCGGCGAGGACGAACTGATGGGGTACGGCCTCTCGACGTGCGCCACCTGCGACGGCGCGTTCTTCCGCGGCGAGAAGATACTGGTCGTCGGCGGCGGCGACGCCGCGATGGAGGAGGCGAGCTTCCTCACCAAGTTCGCCTCGAAGGTGTACCTCGTCCACCGCCGCGAGGAGTTCCGCGCGGAGGACTACTGGGTCGACCGCGTCCAAGAGCAGGTCGACGACGACGAGATAGAACTGATGCTCAACACCGAGGTGACCGAACTCCACGGGTCGGCCGAGGAGGGCGTCGAGAGCGTCACCCTCGTCCGCAACCCCGAGGGACACCCGACGGACAAACTCGACGACCCCGAGACCGAGGAGTTCGACTTCGACGTTGGCGCGGTGTTCTACGCCATCGGTCACACGCCGAACGCCGACTACCTCGAAGGAACGGGCGTCGAACGCGACGAAGAGGGGTACGTGAAGACGAAGGGCGGCACCGACGGCGGGCAGACGGCGACCGACGTGTCCGGCATCTTCGGCGCGGGCGACGTGGTGGACTACCACTACCAACAGGCCGCGACGGCGGGCGGCATGGGCGTGAAGGCCGCACTCGACGCCGACGACTACCTCGAAGAACTCGAACGCGACGGGCGCGCCGAGGCCGAAGAGGAACCCGCGGCCGTCGAGTCCGACGACTGA
- a CDS encoding DUF7545 family protein: protein MVDTEIYTIEGPNGDVESIELPEGLVDVFAEQGEEPTSVVGDLVVQAFAQQAHVVVHHSEGETAADLSELNEEMENIFEERFGVPLSEAMGHSH from the coding sequence ATGGTCGATACGGAAATCTACACCATCGAAGGCCCGAACGGCGACGTCGAATCTATCGAACTCCCCGAGGGTCTCGTGGACGTGTTCGCCGAACAGGGCGAGGAACCGACGAGCGTCGTCGGCGACCTGGTAGTGCAGGCGTTCGCACAGCAGGCCCACGTCGTCGTCCACCACAGCGAAGGCGAGACGGCGGCCGACCTCTCGGAACTCAACGAGGAGATGGAGAACATCTTCGAGGAACGCTTCGGCGTCCCCCTCTCGGAAGCGATGGGTCACAGCCACTAA
- a CDS encoding CbiX/SirB N-terminal domain-containing protein, with amino-acid sequence MQALVIVAHGSHLNPDSRAPTENHADTIRAAGAFDEVKTGFWKEEPHLREVLRTVESDEVYVVPLFISEGYFTEQVIPRELRLEGWDVSQWESNGLDADTATLEAEDTGQTVHYCGPVGTHEAMTDVLVRRAETVTGDPDVGEGFGLAVVGHGTERNENSAKAIEYHAQRVREMDRFDEVQALYMDEEPEVDDVTDYFESDDVVVVPLFVADGFHTQEDIPEDMGLTDDYRTGYDVPAEVDGHRIWYAGAVGTEGLMADVILERAADAGADVGAAIDAVRKRTRETQAAGD; translated from the coding sequence ATGCAAGCGCTGGTCATCGTGGCGCACGGGTCGCATCTCAACCCGGACTCGCGCGCGCCGACCGAGAATCACGCCGACACCATCCGCGCGGCGGGGGCGTTCGACGAGGTGAAGACCGGATTCTGGAAGGAAGAGCCCCACCTCCGGGAGGTTCTCCGGACGGTGGAGTCCGACGAGGTGTACGTCGTCCCCCTGTTCATCAGCGAGGGGTACTTCACCGAACAGGTCATCCCGCGGGAACTCCGCCTGGAGGGGTGGGACGTCTCCCAGTGGGAGTCGAACGGCCTCGACGCCGACACCGCGACGTTGGAAGCCGAGGACACCGGACAGACGGTCCACTACTGCGGGCCCGTCGGGACGCACGAGGCGATGACGGACGTTCTCGTCCGCCGCGCCGAGACGGTGACGGGCGACCCGGACGTCGGCGAGGGGTTCGGTCTGGCCGTCGTCGGCCACGGCACCGAACGGAACGAGAACTCTGCGAAGGCCATCGAGTACCACGCCCAACGCGTCCGCGAGATGGACCGCTTCGACGAGGTGCAGGCCCTCTACATGGACGAGGAACCAGAGGTGGACGACGTGACGGACTACTTCGAGTCCGACGACGTGGTGGTCGTCCCCCTGTTCGTCGCGGACGGGTTCCACACGCAGGAGGACATCCCCGAGGACATGGGCCTCACCGACGACTACCGGACGGGGTACGACGTGCCCGCGGAAGTCGACGGCCACCGCATCTGGTACGCCGGCGCCGTCGGCACCGAGGGCCTCATGGCCGACGTCATCCTCGAACGCGCCGCCGACGCCGGCGCTGACGTGGGTGCCGCGATAGACGCCGTACGGAAACGCACCCGAGAGACGCAGGCGGCGGGGGACTGA
- a CDS encoding DUF7523 family protein, with the protein MSLAAETRDAVRERPYLLSALRAGVVNYTAAAESLDVEGDTDSVATALRRFADDLPDLTTEYRDATVRMRSGVGLAGEDVEAADADDRVVTVGGVEMVAADGPMTALVAKGDVDARALSAAVDRLAAEDVVVDAAGVADDELAIVVPRREGANALRIVEGALHEVAR; encoded by the coding sequence ATGTCACTCGCCGCCGAGACGCGCGACGCCGTGCGAGAACGTCCCTACCTGCTTTCGGCCCTCCGCGCGGGCGTCGTCAACTACACCGCCGCCGCCGAATCGCTCGACGTGGAGGGCGACACCGACTCCGTGGCGACGGCCCTGCGCCGGTTCGCCGACGACCTCCCCGACCTGACGACGGAGTACCGCGACGCGACGGTGCGCATGCGAAGCGGTGTCGGCCTCGCGGGCGAGGACGTGGAGGCCGCCGACGCCGACGACCGGGTGGTGACCGTCGGCGGCGTCGAGATGGTCGCCGCCGACGGGCCGATGACCGCCCTCGTCGCGAAGGGCGACGTGGACGCGCGCGCACTCTCGGCCGCCGTGGACCGCCTCGCGGCCGAAGACGTCGTCGTGGACGCCGCGGGCGTCGCCGACGACGAACTCGCTATCGTCGTCCCGCGGCGGGAGGGCGCGAACGCCCTCCGAATCGTCGAGGGGGCGCTTCACGAAGTCGCTCGGTAG
- a CDS encoding SOUL family heme-binding protein has protein sequence MVRKRTLAYGGLAAASLVAGAAARVVHERRSTPSLPYESVGTVGGAELRRYPTTTVVETVAPSEHQAFGRLVRYVSGNNEAEADLSPLPTVVSEGETRRSPASESKSASDAVSVTASDSAGGPVSVTAPGGEESEADGVRMAFYLPESHDFESAPRPSDPKVRVVELPERTLAVTSLPRWSIGNRAEREGEKLRSTLREGSEDVQVVGDPFVLRYDGPGASSFLPPNEVAVEVRRVASRSE, from the coding sequence ATGGTCAGAAAGCGCACCCTCGCCTACGGCGGCCTCGCCGCCGCCTCACTCGTCGCCGGTGCCGCCGCGAGAGTCGTCCACGAGAGGCGTTCGACGCCCTCACTCCCTTACGAGTCGGTCGGCACCGTCGGCGGCGCGGAGTTGCGACGCTACCCGACGACGACGGTCGTAGAGACGGTCGCACCGTCCGAACATCAGGCGTTCGGCAGACTCGTCCGCTACGTCTCCGGGAACAACGAAGCCGAGGCGGACCTCTCCCCGCTTCCGACCGTCGTGAGCGAGGGCGAGACGCGCCGTTCGCCCGCCTCGGAGTCGAAGTCGGCGTCGGACGCCGTCTCCGTGACCGCCTCCGACTCCGCCGGCGGGCCCGTCTCCGTGACCGCCCCCGGCGGTGAGGAATCGGAGGCGGACGGCGTCCGGATGGCGTTCTACCTGCCCGAGTCGCACGACTTCGAGTCGGCCCCGCGGCCGTCGGACCCCAAGGTCAGGGTGGTCGAACTCCCGGAACGAACGCTCGCGGTGACGTCTCTCCCGCGGTGGAGCATCGGGAACCGCGCCGAACGCGAGGGCGAGAAACTCCGCTCGACGCTTCGAGAGGGGAGCGAGGACGTACAGGTCGTCGGCGACCCGTTCGTCCTGCGCTACGACGGGCCGGGCGCGTCGTCGTTCCTCCCCCCGAACGAGGTGGCCGTGGAAGTGCGGCGCGTCGCCTCGCGGTCGGAGTGA
- a CDS encoding DsrE family protein, with product MKTVVHLVSADETEQQTALNIVRNLVDDESGTIDQVAVVAQAGGIERVTTEEDEGEDVENLLADGVEFKACSNTLQMKGLEESDLVGGIETVPEGAVEVTRLQTEGYAYIRP from the coding sequence ATGAAGACAGTAGTCCACCTCGTTTCCGCGGACGAGACGGAACAGCAGACTGCGCTGAACATCGTGCGGAACCTCGTCGACGACGAGTCGGGAACCATCGACCAAGTGGCTGTCGTCGCGCAGGCCGGCGGGATAGAGCGGGTGACGACCGAGGAGGACGAAGGCGAGGACGTCGAGAACCTCCTCGCCGACGGCGTCGAGTTCAAGGCCTGCAGCAACACCCTCCAGATGAAGGGCTTAGAGGAGTCGGACCTCGTCGGCGGCATCGAGACGGTTCCCGAGGGGGCCGTCGAGGTGACGCGCCTGCAGACGGAAGGCTACGCGTACATCCGCCCGTAG
- the cysS gene encoding cysteine--tRNA ligase, producing the protein MTLSVTNTLTGEREEFEPRADDDVLLYVCGLTVSDDAHLGHARLWMHADVMHRWLEHEGYDVHHVENFTDVNEKIAARIGDDELGDSEADVAEHFTGNVIRDMRGLNLKRAEVYPRVSEHVPQIIDLIETLIEKGYAYESNGSVYFDVSAFDDYGKLSNQKIEEMESQGPEDERREKRNPSDFALWKAGAVSPDDVAEHRPDELGPVHEPCGETWESPWGEGRPGWHIECSAMSMTHLDETIDIHVGGRDLVFPHHENEVAQSEAATGQTFARYWLHVGLLQTEGDKMSSSLGNFFYVNDALEEFGADVIRTFYLSTAYGSEQTFGEDAMAEAEERWDRLERAYDAALDALDGVDAYATVEDEAFRESVETVRTEFREAMNDDFNVREAMAALLELAGAVNRHLDGRERYDYRALREAVEAFEDLGGDVFGLSFGDAGEGGDVSVAEDLVELVLDVREAEREAGNYDRADELRDELAALGVEVQDSDDGPAFRFE; encoded by the coding sequence ATGACGCTGTCCGTGACCAACACCCTGACGGGCGAACGCGAGGAGTTCGAGCCACGAGCAGACGACGACGTGTTGCTCTACGTCTGTGGGCTTACGGTCTCGGACGACGCGCACCTCGGGCACGCCCGCCTGTGGATGCACGCCGACGTGATGCACCGATGGCTGGAACACGAAGGGTACGACGTGCACCACGTCGAGAACTTCACCGACGTGAACGAGAAGATAGCCGCCAGAATCGGCGACGACGAACTGGGCGACTCCGAGGCCGACGTCGCGGAGCACTTCACCGGGAACGTCATCCGCGACATGCGCGGCCTGAACCTCAAGCGCGCGGAGGTGTACCCCCGCGTCTCGGAGCACGTTCCCCAGATTATCGACCTCATCGAGACGCTGATAGAGAAGGGCTACGCCTACGAGTCCAACGGGTCGGTGTACTTCGACGTCTCCGCGTTCGACGACTACGGCAAACTCTCGAACCAGAAGATAGAGGAGATGGAGTCTCAAGGCCCCGAGGACGAACGCAGAGAGAAGCGCAACCCCTCGGACTTCGCCCTCTGGAAGGCGGGTGCCGTCTCGCCGGACGACGTGGCGGAACACCGCCCCGACGAACTCGGACCGGTCCACGAACCGTGCGGCGAGACGTGGGAGTCGCCGTGGGGCGAGGGCCGTCCCGGGTGGCACATCGAGTGCTCGGCGATGTCGATGACGCACTTAGACGAGACCATCGACATCCACGTCGGCGGCCGTGACCTCGTCTTCCCGCACCACGAGAACGAGGTGGCCCAAAGCGAAGCGGCGACGGGCCAGACGTTCGCGCGCTACTGGCTTCACGTCGGCTTGCTCCAGACGGAGGGCGACAAGATGTCCTCCTCTCTGGGTAACTTCTTCTACGTGAACGACGCCTTAGAGGAGTTCGGCGCGGACGTGATTCGGACGTTCTACCTCTCGACGGCGTACGGGTCCGAGCAGACGTTCGGCGAGGACGCGATGGCCGAAGCCGAGGAGCGGTGGGACCGCCTCGAACGCGCCTACGACGCCGCTCTCGACGCCCTCGACGGCGTGGACGCCTACGCGACGGTCGAGGACGAGGCGTTCCGCGAGTCCGTCGAGACGGTCCGCACGGAGTTCCGCGAGGCGATGAACGACGACTTCAACGTGCGCGAGGCGATGGCCGCCTTGCTGGAACTCGCCGGGGCGGTCAACCGCCACCTCGACGGCCGAGAGCGGTACGACTACCGCGCGCTACGCGAGGCCGTCGAGGCGTTCGAGGACCTCGGCGGCGACGTGTTCGGCCTCTCCTTCGGCGACGCCGGGGAGGGCGGCGACGTCTCCGTCGCGGAGGACCTCGTGGAACTCGTCCTCGACGTGCGCGAGGCCGAACGCGAGGCCGGCAACTACGACCGGGCCGACGAACTCCGCGACGAACTCGCGGCACTCGGCGTCGAGGTGCAGGATTCCGACGACGGGCCGGCGTTCCGTTTCGAGTGA
- a CDS encoding YbaK/EbsC family protein, whose translation MHQRARTFAREASERYDFEVTVEEFPEGTKTAADAADAVGCDVGQIASSLVFDCDGELVVVVTSGANRVSEAKLAAHLGLDEGDVSMADPEEIREVVGWSIGGVPPFCHETDLRVLFDESLSEYDTVWGAAGTPSAMFPVSPEELRRLADATPADVAE comes from the coding sequence GTGCATCAGAGAGCGAGGACGTTCGCCCGCGAGGCGTCCGAACGGTACGACTTCGAGGTGACCGTCGAGGAGTTCCCCGAGGGGACGAAGACGGCGGCGGACGCCGCCGACGCCGTCGGGTGCGACGTCGGGCAGATAGCCAGCAGTCTCGTCTTCGACTGCGACGGCGAACTCGTCGTCGTCGTCACCAGCGGTGCGAACCGGGTCAGCGAGGCGAAACTCGCGGCCCACCTCGGACTCGACGAGGGCGACGTGTCGATGGCCGACCCCGAGGAGATACGCGAGGTGGTCGGATGGTCCATCGGCGGCGTCCCGCCGTTCTGCCACGAAACCGACCTCCGCGTCCTCTTCGACGAGTCCCTCTCGGAGTACGACACCGTCTGGGGGGCGGCTGGGACGCCGAGTGCGATGTTCCCCGTCTCCCCCGAAGAACTGCGCCGCCTCGCCGACGCGACGCCCGCCGACGTAGCCGAGTAA
- a CDS encoding DR2241 family protein has product MTVRDSQFEALLDAAESEPVEFDGLSVAASEGEYSLETPEQSRHGLSESELREAAEDAAAYVTNWHYWERTVGAGRHRRAFLRWVEGAAEHSVPERYEALERGVAVEWGQLAVSVELGPDGERRYDVRHVEDADASPEELDVYEDPLDLREVTTYDERGRYRPLKTAPTLVSGWALPDVDGRDAVEAVDTVYPATVANWNLEREGELDVSHWRDTAERQTGIYDIVDELPREAVEWVAETCCVDSQCLRRREWEFDEGEELDADGGDGPFPCREPCSLVVAAARQWTKLEREETRTYEFELTPSEKEQLEAIVDAVADGRTEEIREADVYEGANRYRARYLRAKRFDEEGNLSGTPTHPDGDGEAEPAHGDD; this is encoded by the coding sequence CTGACCGTGCGCGACTCGCAGTTCGAGGCGCTACTGGACGCCGCCGAGTCCGAACCCGTCGAGTTCGACGGCCTCTCCGTCGCCGCGAGCGAGGGGGAGTACAGCCTCGAAACGCCCGAGCAGTCCCGTCACGGCCTCTCGGAGTCGGAACTCCGCGAGGCGGCCGAAGACGCCGCGGCGTACGTGACGAACTGGCACTACTGGGAGCGAACGGTCGGCGCGGGGCGGCACCGCCGGGCGTTCCTCCGGTGGGTGGAGGGCGCGGCGGAGCACTCGGTGCCCGAACGGTACGAGGCCCTCGAACGCGGCGTCGCCGTCGAGTGGGGACAACTCGCCGTCTCGGTCGAACTCGGGCCGGACGGCGAACGGCGGTACGACGTCCGCCACGTCGAGGACGCCGACGCGTCCCCCGAAGAACTCGACGTCTACGAGGACCCGTTGGACCTCCGCGAGGTGACGACGTACGACGAACGCGGCCGGTACCGGCCGCTGAAGACGGCTCCGACGCTCGTCTCAGGGTGGGCGCTTCCGGACGTCGACGGGCGCGACGCCGTCGAAGCCGTCGATACCGTCTACCCGGCGACGGTGGCCAACTGGAACCTCGAACGCGAGGGCGAACTCGACGTGAGTCACTGGCGGGACACCGCCGAGCGTCAGACGGGCATCTACGACATCGTCGACGAACTCCCGCGGGAGGCAGTCGAGTGGGTCGCAGAGACGTGCTGCGTCGATTCGCAGTGTCTCAGGCGGCGCGAGTGGGAGTTCGACGAGGGCGAGGAACTCGACGCCGACGGCGGCGACGGGCCGTTCCCGTGCCGCGAACCCTGTTCGCTCGTCGTCGCCGCCGCGCGGCAGTGGACGAAGTTAGAGCGAGAGGAGACGCGGACGTACGAGTTCGAACTGACGCCCTCCGAGAAGGAACAACTCGAAGCCATCGTCGACGCCGTCGCCGACGGCCGCACCGAGGAGATTCGGGAGGCCGACGTGTACGAGGGAGCGAACCGGTACCGCGCGCGCTACCTGCGCGCCAAACGCTTCGACGAGGAGGGCAACCTCTCGGGCACGCCGACGCACCCCGACGGGGACGGCGAGGCCGAACCCGCTCACGGCGACGACTGA
- a CDS encoding methytransferase partner Trm112, with amino-acid sequence MKESLMDILCDPLDKSDLELEVDERDGDEILEGRLVGTVTGEVYPIEDGIPNLLPPDMRDD; translated from the coding sequence ATGAAGGAATCCCTGATGGACATCCTCTGTGACCCCCTCGACAAGAGCGATCTCGAACTGGAGGTCGACGAACGCGACGGCGACGAGATACTCGAAGGCCGTCTCGTCGGGACGGTCACCGGAGAGGTCTACCCCATCGAGGACGGCATCCCGAATCTGCTGCCGCCGGACATGCGCGACGACTAG
- a CDS encoding helix-turn-helix domain-containing protein — MSFVATVTILDPPLFQATFDAVPDAHSTLENYHYIEDASGERRYVFFSWISGCDFDEHERALTNDPTVDEFRRLADVGSRRLYRVVSEPVPAEWQMLYPFFRDNDITVLNSSRTVRGAHIEARFPSYDALQALKTAVCEAGANVEIDRIHSETAPSLGENRLTEKQREAVALAARRGYFETPSRASLGELAEELGVSPQAVSKRVRGGVEKLVETTLTRTEPAEPSSNGR, encoded by the coding sequence GTGAGCTTCGTCGCAACGGTCACTATCCTCGACCCCCCGCTGTTTCAGGCGACGTTCGACGCGGTTCCGGACGCGCACAGCACGCTCGAAAACTACCACTACATCGAGGACGCCTCCGGTGAGCGGCGGTACGTGTTCTTCTCTTGGATTTCGGGGTGCGACTTCGACGAACACGAACGCGCGTTGACGAACGACCCGACGGTCGACGAGTTCAGGAGGCTCGCCGACGTGGGAAGCCGCCGCCTCTACCGAGTCGTCAGCGAACCGGTCCCCGCCGAGTGGCAGATGCTGTACCCGTTCTTCCGCGACAACGACATCACCGTGTTGAACTCGTCTCGGACGGTTCGCGGCGCTCACATCGAGGCTCGCTTCCCGTCGTACGACGCGCTACAGGCGTTGAAGACGGCGGTGTGCGAGGCCGGTGCCAACGTCGAGATAGACCGCATACACTCGGAGACGGCCCCGTCGCTCGGCGAGAATCGACTCACGGAGAAGCAACGCGAGGCGGTGGCGTTGGCCGCCCGCCGGGGGTACTTCGAGACGCCCAGTCGGGCGTCGCTCGGCGAACTCGCGGAGGAGCTAGGCGTCAGTCCGCAGGCCGTCTCGAAACGCGTCCGCGGCGGCGTCGAGAAACTCGTCGAGACGACGCTGACTCGCACCGAACCGGCGGAGCCGTCCTCGAACGGGCGGTAG
- a CDS encoding GrpB family protein, which produces MVGLERGTVELEPYDEEWTRLYEEEVQQLKNIAGESFLDFEHIGSTAIEGMPAKPIIDVLAVVEELDEATDLVPVLEEREFEYRPGEVEGRLFFAKGPRTNRTCYLSITEQGSDFYREKIAFRDYLREHPDVAERYASVKKGLAEKYPENRERYTEEKGEFVRDVLDRAMDG; this is translated from the coding sequence ATGGTCGGACTGGAACGGGGAACCGTCGAGTTGGAGCCGTACGACGAAGAATGGACGAGGCTCTACGAAGAGGAAGTACAGCAACTGAAGAACATCGCGGGTGAGAGCTTCCTCGATTTCGAGCATATCGGTAGCACCGCTATCGAGGGGATGCCCGCGAAACCGATAATCGACGTCCTCGCCGTCGTCGAAGAACTGGACGAGGCTACGGACCTCGTCCCCGTACTCGAAGAACGCGAGTTCGAGTATCGTCCCGGAGAGGTAGAGGGACGCCTGTTCTTTGCCAAGGGGCCGCGCACGAACCGTACGTGTTACCTCTCGATCACGGAGCAAGGGAGCGACTTCTACAGAGAGAAAATCGCGTTCAGGGATTATCTCCGTGAACACCCTGACGTCGCCGAACGGTACGCTTCCGTAAAGAAGGGACTGGCGGAGAAGTACCCGGAGAACAGGGAGAGGTACACCGAGGAGAAAGGAGAGTTCGTTCGAGACGTTCTCGACCGGGCGATGGACGGATAG
- a CDS encoding DUF357 domain-containing protein, producing MPADLHEKTDRYEGMLADALSEADPAVPAGTPLGDAAEECREMALSYLEDGRHFRADDDWVNALASFSYGYGWLDAGVRMGLFDVPDDSHLFTM from the coding sequence ATGCCCGCGGACCTCCACGAGAAGACCGACCGCTACGAGGGGATGTTGGCCGACGCGCTCTCGGAGGCGGACCCCGCCGTCCCGGCGGGGACCCCCCTCGGCGACGCCGCCGAAGAGTGCCGCGAGATGGCGCTTTCGTACCTCGAAGACGGGCGGCACTTCCGCGCGGACGACGACTGGGTGAACGCCTTGGCGTCGTTCTCGTACGGCTACGGGTGGCTCGACGCGGGCGTCCGGATGGGACTGTTCGACGTGCCCGACGACTCGCACCTCTTTACGATGTGA